The following are encoded together in the Leptidea sinapis chromosome 29, ilLepSina1.1, whole genome shotgun sequence genome:
- the LOC126973599 gene encoding eukaryotic peptide chain release factor subunit 1 isoform X2 produces MSEESSADRNVEIWKIKKLIKSLEMARGNGTSMISLIIPPKDQISRVSKMLADEFGTASNIKSRVNRLSVLGAITSVQHRLKLYTKVPPNGLVIYCGTIVTEEGKEKKVNIDFEPFKPINTSLYLCDNKFHTEALTALLADDNKFGFIVMDGNGALFGTLQGNTREVLHKFTVDLPKKHGRGGQSALRFARLRMEKRHNYVRKVAEVATQLFISADRPNVAGLILAGSADFKTELSQSDMFDPRLQSKIIKLVDVSYGGENGFNQAIELAAESLQNVKFIQEKKLIGRYFDEISQDTGKYCFGVDDTLRALELGAVETLICWENLDIQRYVLKSHAANQETILHLTPEQEKDKSHFTDKESGVELELVECQPLLEWLANSYKSFGATLEIITDKSQEGSQFVRGFGGIGGILRYKVDFQSLQLDEPLDDVDLDDY; encoded by the exons atgtctgAAGAATCCTCGGCCGATCGCAATGTTGAAATTTGGAAGATCAAAAAACTCATCAAGAGTTTGGAAATGGCAAGAGG gaatGGTACATCAATGATCTCTCTCATCATCCCACCCAAAGACCAGATCTCGAGGGTGTCCAAGATGTTGGCTGATGAATTTGGAACTGCATCCAACATCAAGTCCAGAGTGAACAGACTATCCGTCCTTGGTGCTATCACCTCTGTACAGCATCGTCTCAAGCTGTACACTAAAG TGCCACCAAATGGTCTTGTCATCTACTGTGGTACAATAGTCACGGAGGAGGGAAAAGAGAAAAAAGTCAACATTGACTTTGAGCcattcaaacctatcaatacgTCCCTGTACTTGTGCGACAACAAGTTCCATACAGAAGCTTTGACTGCATTGCTCGCTGATGATAACAAGTTTGGGTTCATTGTGATGGATGGTAATGGAGCACTTTTTGGTACTCTTCAGGGAAATACTCGGGAg GTGCTACACAAGTTTACAGTGGACCTACCGAAGAAGCACGGTAGAGGAGGTCAGTCGGCGCTGCGTTTCGCTCGTTTGCGTATGGAGAAGCGTCACAATTACGTACGGAAGGTAGCCGAGGTGGCCACGCAGCTGTTCATCAGCGCAGACAGACCCAATGTGGCTGGTCTCATCTTGGCTGGTTCCGCTGACTTCAAGACTGAGCTGTCACAGTCGGACATGTTTGATCCT CGTCTCCAATCTAAAATCATCAAGCTGGTGGATGTCTCATACGGCGGTGAGAACGGATTCAACCAGGCCATTGAACTGGCTGCCGAGTCCTTACAGAATGTCAAATTTATTCAGGAGAAGAAGCTCATTGGTCGTTACTTTGATGAGATCTCACAG GACACGGGCAAGTATTGTTTCGGTGTGGACGACACTCTGCGAGCTCTGGAACTGGGTGCGGTTGAAACACTTATATGTTGGGAGAACCTTGATATTCAGAG ATATGTGCTCAAGTCCCACGCGGCCAACCAGGAAACCATCCTACACTTGACTCCTGAACAAGAGAAGGATAAATCACACTTCACCGATAAAGAG AGTGGTGTGGAACTAGAGCTTGTCGAGTGCCAGCCTCTGCTGGAGTGGCTGGCTAATAGCTACAAGTCGTTCGGTGCCACCCTCGAGATCATCACGGACAAGAGTCAAGAGGGAAGCCAGTTTGTCCGGGGCTTTGGTGGTATTGGTG GTATACTCCGGTACAAGGTAGACTTTCAGTCGCTGCAGCTCGACGAACCACTGGACGACGTAGACTTGGACGACTATTAA
- the LOC126973599 gene encoding eukaryotic peptide chain release factor subunit 1 isoform X1, whose product MSEESSADRNVEIWKIKKLIKSLEMARGNGTSMISLIIPPKDQISRVSKMLADEFGTASNIKSRVNRLSVLGAITSVQHRLKLYTKVPPNGLVIYCGTIVTEEGKEKKVNIDFEPFKPINTSLYLCDNKFHTEALTALLADDNKFGFIVMDGNGALFGTLQGNTREVLHKFTVDLPKKHGRGGQSALRFARLRMEKRHNYVRKVAEVATQLFISADRPNVAGLILAGSADFKTELSQSDMFDPRLQSKIIKLVDVSYGGENGFNQAIELAAESLQNVKFIQEKKLIGRYFDEISQDTGKYCFGVDDTLRALELGAVETLICWENLDIQRYVLKSHAANQETILHLTPEQEKDKSHFTDKESGVELELVECQPLLEWLANSYKSFGATLEIITDKSQEGSQFVRGFGGIGGLLRYKVDFQSMQLDDEEFDNNVYDIDDY is encoded by the exons atgtctgAAGAATCCTCGGCCGATCGCAATGTTGAAATTTGGAAGATCAAAAAACTCATCAAGAGTTTGGAAATGGCAAGAGG gaatGGTACATCAATGATCTCTCTCATCATCCCACCCAAAGACCAGATCTCGAGGGTGTCCAAGATGTTGGCTGATGAATTTGGAACTGCATCCAACATCAAGTCCAGAGTGAACAGACTATCCGTCCTTGGTGCTATCACCTCTGTACAGCATCGTCTCAAGCTGTACACTAAAG TGCCACCAAATGGTCTTGTCATCTACTGTGGTACAATAGTCACGGAGGAGGGAAAAGAGAAAAAAGTCAACATTGACTTTGAGCcattcaaacctatcaatacgTCCCTGTACTTGTGCGACAACAAGTTCCATACAGAAGCTTTGACTGCATTGCTCGCTGATGATAACAAGTTTGGGTTCATTGTGATGGATGGTAATGGAGCACTTTTTGGTACTCTTCAGGGAAATACTCGGGAg GTGCTACACAAGTTTACAGTGGACCTACCGAAGAAGCACGGTAGAGGAGGTCAGTCGGCGCTGCGTTTCGCTCGTTTGCGTATGGAGAAGCGTCACAATTACGTACGGAAGGTAGCCGAGGTGGCCACGCAGCTGTTCATCAGCGCAGACAGACCCAATGTGGCTGGTCTCATCTTGGCTGGTTCCGCTGACTTCAAGACTGAGCTGTCACAGTCGGACATGTTTGATCCT CGTCTCCAATCTAAAATCATCAAGCTGGTGGATGTCTCATACGGCGGTGAGAACGGATTCAACCAGGCCATTGAACTGGCTGCCGAGTCCTTACAGAATGTCAAATTTATTCAGGAGAAGAAGCTCATTGGTCGTTACTTTGATGAGATCTCACAG GACACGGGCAAGTATTGTTTCGGTGTGGACGACACTCTGCGAGCTCTGGAACTGGGTGCGGTTGAAACACTTATATGTTGGGAGAACCTTGATATTCAGAG ATATGTGCTCAAGTCCCACGCGGCCAACCAGGAAACCATCCTACACTTGACTCCTGAACAAGAGAAGGATAAATCACACTTCACCGATAAAGAG AGTGGTGTGGAACTAGAGCTTGTCGAGTGCCAGCCTCTGCTGGAGTGGCTGGCTAATAGCTACAAGTCGTTCGGTGCCACCCTCGAGATCATCACGGACAAGAGTCAAGAGGGAAGCCAGTTTGTCCGGGGCTTTGGTGGTATTGGTG